The sequence CACGGTCTCCTTGCCCACGCCGCGCGCGGCCCCGGTGACGAGGGCGGTCTTCCCGGCGAACTCGGCGGATTCGGATGCTTCGGCGGACGCAGTGGCAGATGTCATGGTGCGGTCCCTGGAAAAGGTGAGTGTGAGTGCAGGGCGCCGGTGCGGGGCACCTGAAGCGCTGTGGAGGGCTGTTCAGTGCGCGGTGAGCCCGCCGTCGACCACCAGTTCCGAGCCGGTGACGAACGAGGAGTCGTCGCAGGCCAGGAAGAGGATGGCGGGTGCGATCTCGTCGGCGCGGCCGGCTCGGCGCATGGGGGTGCGTTGGATGTCCGGTTGCTGGTCGCCCTGGGCGTCCAGGAGTTCCTGGATCATCGGTGTGGCGATCACCCCGGGATGCACCGAGTTGATCCGTACTCCCCGCCGGGCGTACTCGACCGCGGCGGTCTTGCTCAACAGGCGCACGGCCCCCTTGGACGCCTGGTAGGCCGCAGCCGCACCGCTTCCTACCAGGCCGAGTACTGACGACGTATTGATCACCGACGCGTTGCCGCTCGCACGCAGGAGCGGCATCGCCGCCTTCATGCCGAGCCAGGTGCCTTTCTGGTTCACGTCGATGACGCGGTCCCAAGCCTCTTCCCGCGTGTCCTCGATACCTGGCCAGTCCAGGATGCCGGCGAGGTTCACGAGCACGTCCAGCGTTCCGAACCGGTCGCGTACGAGGGTGATCACTTCGTCCCACTCCCGCGCGGAGGAGACATCGAGGCGGGCAGCGACGACCTCCGCGCCGCGTGCCCCGATCCGGTGGGACAGGTCCCGCAGGGGGCCTTCGGCGACATCGGTGATCACTAGCCGGGCGCCTTCGCGGGCGAAGAGTTCGGCGGTCGCTGTGCCGAGGCCGCCGGTCGCGCCCGTGATCAGCGCGACCTTGCCGTCAAGTCGTTGTCCTGTCATGGATATGGTCCTTGAATCTGGTTGATGCTGGCTGACTGGCTGACTGCTGTGTCGGGACTTCTTGGTCCGCCGACGGCGGATTCGCCCCCGGTGACCAGGGCGGCCGCGGCCCGGCCTCCTCTACGACGACTTCTGCTCCCGGTAGAGCACGAGGTGCTCGTGAGAGAGCACTCCGTCCTGGATGTCGCCCGTGGCGGTGAACCCGGTGTCGTCGACGTAGTCCAGGTGGCTGCCGGTCACCGTGTACCGGCCGGTGTACGCGCTGCGCCGCTCGCCGCGAGCTTCGTCGTAGCGGCCGTCCGGCCGCAGCTCCTGACGGATGTGACCATCCGCGGTCACCCACATCCCGACCACGTCGACGTGGTCGCCCTCAACGGCCCCAGCCATGGCGGACTCCTCTCCTCGAATGGTGCGGTCTTCCCCGCTCGACCGAGTCTGGGCAGGTCAGCGGCCATCAACCAGGACGCGTGCTGCCTGGGTGTGGCACACCCGGGCAGCACACCGGGCCGCCGCCTAGCCTGAACACATGGACGACAACCCCCTGGGAGACTTCCTGCGCATACGCCGCGCCGGCCTGCGGCCGGAGGACGTCGGCATGGCGAGCTACGGGGCGCGCAGAGTCGCCGGACTGCGCCGCGAGGAGGTCGCCGTCCTGGCCGGAGTGAACGCCGACTACTACACCCGCGCAAGCCCGGTTCGGTCTGGACCGAACTGCCTCGACCCGTGAGCGCCGACACCAAGCCGGTCGGCCACGTCCGCCTCGGGTACGCCCCGCCTCGACCGCACGGCAGTCCCTGGACGCACAGCTCGACTCCCTCGCCGAAGCCGGGGTCACCCGGGTCTACTCGGAGAAGATCTCCACCCGCGCCACCAGGCGCCCCGAGCTGGAGGCCGCCGTCAAGCTCGCCGGGGAGATCCGCTCGTCCGGCGTCGCCGCCACCCTCGTCGTCCACGAACACAAACGGCTCGGCCGCGGTATCGAACTCGCCATGCTCGCCGAGGAGCTGAAGGCCGGCGACGTCGGCCTGGAGTTCCTCACCGGAGAACTGAAGGGCTCGCACGACCCCTCCGGGATCGTGTTCACCGTGCTGGCCGCCATGTCCGGCATGGAGCGCGAGTACATCTGCGACCGCACCCTCGAAGGACACGAGTCCGCCCGCAAGCGCGGCAAGACCATCGGCGGCGCCGGCGTCACCGACGACGACATGCTGTCGATGGCCCTCCGTCTGCGCGACCAGGAGATGAGCCTGCGGGACATCGCCAAGCGTCTCGTCATCACCACCGGCACGAAGAAGGGACAACACCCCTCGCCCGCCACCGTCATGCGGATGCTGCGCGAACACGACGAACAGGCCGCCGAGCCGGCGAGCGCATGACGACGGTCGCGAAGCCCCGCAACCTACTTTGCGGCTGGTGTCTGGGCTAGGAGTCCAGGGCCAAGGAGCGCGAGGAGTGGAGCGAGGTAGACGCCTGGTCGACTCCGACCGGGTGTGGGCCCAGGAGAACGGAGAGCCCGTTCACCGACTGGGTGTCACGCCACTTCAAGCGCCTCGTGGAGTTGTCCGGCCTGCCCCCGGTTCGGCTTCACGGCCTCCGGCGCATCTCCGCGTCGCTGTCCCTGCTCGCCGGGACCGACATCAAGGTCGTACAGGAGCGGCTGGGGCACTCCTCCCGGCAGATCACCTCCGACACCTACACCAGCGTGGTGCCCGAGATGATGCGCACCGAGGCAGAGTCCATCGCTTCTGTCGTGCCTCGCATTGTGGTGTATGACGTCCACCGCGAGCTGGAGATCCCCGAAGGAGCGTTCCACGACAGTGTCGTCATCGTTTTCACCCGCTGCTGGCGAGACGACGCCGGCACCTGGACGGTCGAAGCAAGGACGGCTCCCGAGACCCCTGCGCTCGGACAGATCAGTACGCCTGGAGGCAGCCAGGACCAGGCCACGTTCGCCGCACTGCAATGGATTCGCGAGCACTGTGCCGACCGTGGCTGGGACGGGATGCGCATCGAAAACCTGAGCGACCACTACCCGGAGGAGCTGCGCCCGTTCAACGCCCTGCTCCGCTTCACCATCGTCAGGCCGGAGGAGCCGGACGTTGCCAAGTGGTGCCCACTGTCCGCGCCCTCTGACGGCCACACAGGGAGCACGCGGCCTCGTGCCGGCGGTCGGCCGAAGCGGTCCAAGAAGGCTGTGTGAGCGCCTGCGGGCCACCGCAACGCCATCCGGGCCACTGTAGGGCCACTGGATCTTGGTCTGAACGGCTGAACGGGGGCCACCGCGCTGTGGCGGTGGCCCCCGTTCTGACGTTTCCCCAGGTAGAAAGGGGCTTCGCCCTGGGTGCTGCGGTGGGGCGGGTGGGACTCGAACCCACGGCCGACGGATTATGAGTCCGCTGCTCTAACCGGCTGAGCTACCGCCCCCCACGGCGCGTCGCGCACATTTGTGCGCGCCGTCTGCCGCAGCATAGCCGCTCATACGATCTGTTGCCCGTGAGGGCTGCCGTCGCGCGACCTCGCACGCCCAAGAGGACTTCGATCACGGGTCGTTCGGTTCCACGGCACAAGAAAAAGGACCCCTTCCGGGGTCCTCTTCTCTCTGCTCCCCCGACTGGACTCGAACCAGTAACCCTCCGGTTAACAGCCGAATGCTCTGCCAATTGAGCTACAGGGGACCGAGCTCCCCCGACTGGACTCGAACCAGTAACCTGCCGGTTAACAGCCGGCTGCTCTGCCAATTGAGCTACAGGGGATTGCTCTGTGTGCCTCGAATGCACCGCAGTCCGGGGCTCCGGACGGCGCGCGTTCGCTGCGACACATACATTAGCGCAAGCAGGGGGGTGCTCCGCCAATCGGTATCGCCTCAGGTCACCTCGGGTGATCTCCGGCCCCGGAGGGTAGGCGCGCGTCACAGCCAGACGCTCGGGTGCGCACCGGCACCGGAGGGGTCCGACGAGAGGAAGGGTGGAGCAATGCGCTACCGGCTCACGTTCATCGCGGGACTGGCCACGGGGTATGTGCTCGGCGCACGGGCCGGCCGGGAACGGTACGAGCAGCTCCGCAAGGCCGCCCAGCGGATCTCGCAGAATCCGGCGGTCCGGAACACCGCGGAGTCCGCCGCGCTGACCGGCCGCGACGCGGCGTCGAAGGCGTTCGGGACGGTGTCGGCCAAGGTCGGCGACCGGCTGCCGGGCTCGGTCGGCGCGCGGGTCCGCTCGCTGCGCGAGCAGCGTTCCCCCGACGAGGACGACTGGGGCACCAGCAATACCTGAGCCGGGGGCCCCCGGCGGCAAACCCTGACGCTGCTCCTATGCGTCGTATGGGGCATCATCTGGGTGCATGGGGATAGTCGCCGGATTGGACAGTTCGTCCGAGAGCACACGGATCGTCGTCTGCGATGCGGACACGGGTGCCGTCATCAGGCAGGGGTATGCGCCGCACCCCGTCGAGAAGGGGCCCGAGGCCGACCCGCAGGCGTGGCTGATCTCACTCGGCGAGGCGGCGGGCCGGGGGCTGCTCGAAGGGGTGCAGGCGATCGGTGTCTCCGCGCAGCCGCACGGTCTGGTCCCGCTGGACGTCGAGGGCAACCTCGTACGCCCCGCACTGGTGGGCAACGACAAGCGGGCGCAGGGCGCGGCCGCGGAGCTGATCGACGCGCTGGGCGGGCGCAGCGCGTGGGCGCAGGCCGTCGGGGCGGTGCCGCAGGCGACGCATGCGGTGACGAAGATGCGCTGGCTGGCCCGTACGGAGCCGGCGCATGCGGCCCGGATCGCGGAGATCATGCAGCCGCACGACTGGCTGGCGTGGCAGCTGCTGGGGCGTCCCGCGCGGCGTACGACGGACCGCGGCGGGGCCTCGGCGACGGGCTTCTGGTCGGCGGCGACCGAGACCTACCGGCCGGATCTGGTGGAGCTGGCGCTGGGCCATCAGGTGCGGCTGCCGGAGGTGCTGAGCCCGTCGGGGACGGCCGGGTTCACCCCGGAGGGGCTGCTGATCTCGGCGGGTACGGGCGAGACGATGGCGGCGGCCTTCGGGCTCGGTGTCGGGGAGGGTGACGCCGTGGTGTCGCTGGGCGCTTCGGGGTCGGTGTTCGGGATCCATCACGAGGCGCTGGCCGACCCGACCGGGACGATCAGCTCGTTCGCGGACGCGACCGGCCGCCACCTGCCCGTCGTGCACACCAGCAATGCCGTGCGGGTGCTGCGCGGCGCGGCGGAGATGCTGGGGACGGATCTGGAGGGTCTGTCCGAGCTGGCGCTGAAGTCCTCGCCCGGCGCGTACGGCATGGTGCTGCTGCCGTATCTGGAGGGCGAGCGGACGCCGCATCTGCCGCATACCGCCGGGTCGTTGCACGGGATGCGCCGGGAGAGCATGAAGCCGGAGCACATGGCGCGGGCGGCCGTGGAGGGCATGCTCTGCGGGCTGGCGGACGCGCTGGATGTGCTGCGCGGGCGGGGCGTGGCGGTGCGCCGGGTGTTCCTGCTGGGTGCGGCTGCCGAGCTGGGTGCCGTGCAGGCGGTGGCGCCGGGGCTGTTCGGGGTGCCGGTCGTGGTGCCGCAGCCGGCCGATTACGCGGCGCTGGGTGCGGCGCGGCAGGCGGCCTGGGCATGGGGGGTGGCACACGGCACGCTCACCCCGGCTCCCGGGGCGGAGGCGGGCGCGGGCGGCGGGGCCGCATGGGTCGATCCGCCGCAGTGGCCGGCCGCCGCGAGCCAGGTCTTCGAGCCCGGTGAGGAACTGCCGGTCGGGCAGGCCGTGCGCCAGCAGTACACGACGGTGCGCGACGAGATCCATCCCGGGGCGTTCCAGCGGTCGGCGTGAGGCCGGCGGCGGCCCGGTACCCCCGTAGCCCAGTAGCCCTGATAGCCCTGTAGCCCATCAGCTGCCCGGTGTTCCGGCGGGTCGGCAGGCCGGTGATTCCGCGGCCGGCAGTTCTGTATTCCCTCGGCCCGGCATCCGGCGCTCCCCCGGGCCGGCAGCCCGGTGTCCCCGCGGCCCGGGAGGTCGGCGCTCCCGCGGGGAAGTGGCCCCGCGGCCCGCGGCCCCGGTTGCCTCAGTCGAGGTAGCCGCGGAGCTGGTCGGCGAAGGCGTGGTCGCGGAGTTTGCCCAGGGTCTTGGACTCGATCTGCCGTATGCGTTCGCGGGTGACGCCGAAGATCCGGCCGATCTCCTCCAGGGTGCGGGGGCGGCCGTCGGCGAGGCCGTAGCGGAGCTGGACGACCTTGCGTTCGCGTTCCCCGAGGGTGGACAGGACCGCGTCGAGGTGTTCGCGGAGCAGCAGGAAAGCGGCGGATTCGACGGGTGAGGCGGCGTCGCCGTCCTCGATGAGGTCACCGAGGGCGACATCCTCCTCCTCGCCGACGGGAGCGTGCAGCGAGACCGGCTCCTGGGCGAGCCGGAGGACTTCGCTGACGCGTTCGCCGGTCAGGTCGAGATGGGCGGCGACCTCCTCGGGGGTGGGTTCGTAGCCGCGTTCCTGGAGCATCCGGCGCTGGACCCGCACCACGCGGTTGATCAGCTCGACGACATGGACCGGGACGCGGATGGTCCGGGCCTGGTCGGCCAGCGCGCGGGACATCGCCTGGCGGATCCACCAGGTGGCGTAGGTGGAGAACTTGTAACCGCGGGCGTAGTCGAATTTCTCGACGGCGCGGATCAGTCCGAGGTTTCCCTCCTGGACGAGGTCGAGCATGGTCAGCCCGCGGCCCACATAGCGCTTGGCGACGGAGACCACCAGGCGCAGGTTGGCCTCGATCAGGCGGCGCTTGGCCATCCGGCCCAGCACCACCAACCGGTCCAGGTCGTGGGCGAGTTGGGAGGACAGGTCGGGAGTGGTGGTGAGCTTCTCCTCGGCGAAGAGGCCGGCCTCGACGCGGCGGGCCAGCTCGACCTCCTCCGCGGCGGTGAGCAGCGGGATCCGGCCGATCTCGCGGAGGTACTGGCGGAAGAGATCGGCGGACGGGCTGCCGGCCTCGGGGCGCGGTGCCGGCTCCGGGATGATCTCCGCGATGATCATTTCGGCGGCGGGTGGTTCGGGCTGCTGGGGCACGGTGAGCGGGTCGCGGGCCTGTTCCGGGGCCTGTTCCGGGGCCTGCTCCGGGGCCTGCTCCGGGGCCTGCTCCGGGGACGACTCCGGGAAAGGGTCCGAGAACGATTCGGCGTCCGGCTCCGCGTCGGTTTCCGCGTCCGGCTCCGCGTCGGTTTCCGCATCCCGTTGCGCGTCCGGTTCCGTGACCGGCTGTGCGGCGGGCGGCGCGTCGGCGAGGGTCTGGGTCTGCACGGGGGCGACCTCCAGGGTGATCGCTGCTGAGGCGGCAGAAAGGCCGGGCACGGGTGCGGCCGAGCCGCTGTCCGTCCCGAACGTCACAAGCGGTTGTGCGGGGGATTCCGGCGAGGTGCGACCGGGCCCGCCGCGCTCCGAGGACTCAGGCACCGCTTCTCAGTGTGGAGTACGACACACCCCCGCCACGAGGGGCGTGCGACCACTTTTTGAGTCCGGTCCGTGACCGGACGGCTACCGCGGGGAGTGTCCGGGGGTGTTAGGAGGCCCCTCAGGGTGCTCTAAAGGGGTCACTCCGGACGCCCCGGAGGCGCCGGAACCCAAAGGCCCCGGACGCCCCGGACGCGCCGGATACCCGGACGCCCCGGACGCCCCCCCCGAGAGGACGTTCTACAAGGCGGCGTAGCCGCGTTCGCGCAGGGACTGGCCGTACTGCTGGAGGACCCAGAGTTCGTTCTGTACGGCGGCGAGGTGTTCGGGGTCGGCGCGGGGGCCGAGGCGTTGGAGGGTGCCGCGGATTTCGGTGACGCGATGGTTGACGGCGGCGAGGCGGACGGCGACCAACTGGACGCCGGCGTAGGCCTCGTCGGGGTCGCGGCGGGTGTGCAGCGGTTCGACGGCGAGCTCGGTGACCATGGCGCGGACGGTGTCGTCGGGGGCGGCCTCCCGCACCCGGGGGACGTACGCGCTGTCGGCGGCGCCCGCCGAGGCGCCGCCGGCGGCCTCGATGCACTGGCGGACCACGGCGTAGGGCGGGGCGGTGAACTCGTCGGCACCGTAGGCGTCGAAGGCCGGGGAGACCAGGTCGGGGCGCTGCAGCGCGAGCTTCAGCAGCTCTCGCTCGACGCGGTGGGCGGGGCTGCGGAGGTTGAGCGCCGGGCCGCGCGGACCGGGCGCGGGGCGGGCCTGCTCGGTGGCCGGGGGCTGGCCCCGGCGCTGCTGACGGCCCTGGTCGGGGCCGCCGTCGCGGCCGCGCTCACGGGCCCAGCGGGCGAGCTGGCTGACGCGCTTGACCACGAACTGGGTGTCCAGGATGCCGAGCATGCCGGCGAGCTGGACGGCGGATTCGTGCTGGATGGAGCTGTTCTTGATGTTCGCGACGATGGGGGCGGCCTCGTCGAGGGCGGCGGCGCGGCCGACGGTGGTGTCGAGGTTGTGCCGCGAGACGACATGGCGCAGCGCGAACTCGAAGAGCGGGGTGCGCGCCTCGACGAGGTCGGCGACGGCCGCATCGCCCTTGGCGAGCCGCAGGTCGCAGGGGTCCATGCCGCCGGGGGTGATCGCGATGGAGGTCTCGGCGGCGAACTTCTGGTCGTCCTCGAAGGCGCGCAGGGCGGCCTTCTGGCCCGCGGCGTCGCCGTCGAAGGTGAAGACGACCTCGGAGCCGGCGTTGTCCATCAGGAGGCGGCGGAGGATCTTGATGTGGCCCTCGCCGAAGGCCGTGCCGCTGGTGGCGATGGCGGTGGTGACACCGGCCAGATGGCAGGCCATGACGTCCGTGTAGCCCTCGACGACGACCGCGCGGTTGGTCTTGGCGATCTCCTTCTTGGCGAGGTCGATGCCGTAGAGGACGTGGGACTTGCGGTAAATGGGGGTCTCGGGGGTGTTGAGGTACTTGGGGCCGTTGTCGTCGTCACGGAGCTTGCGGGCGCCGAAGCCGACGACCTCGCCGGCGATATCGCGGATCGGCCACATCAGGCGGCCGCGGAAGCGGTCGATGGGGCCGCGGCGGCCCTCCTGGGCGAGGCCGGCGAGCACCAGCTCCTGGTCGCTGAAGCGGCGGCCGCGCAGGAAGCGGGTGAGGTGGTCCCAGCCGGCCGGGCTGTAGCCGACGCCGAAGTGCTGGGCGGCGGCCTGGTCGAAGCCGCGCTCGGCGAGGAACTTGCGGGCGATCTCGGCCTCGGGGCTGTCGAGCTGCTCGACGTAGAACTGGGCGGCGGCTTTGTGGGCCTCCACCAGGCGGGTGCGCTCGCCCTGCTGGCGGCCGGGGGTGTAGCCGCCTTCCTCGTAGCGCAGGGTGATGCCGGCCTGGGAGGCCAGCCGCTCGATGGTCTCGGCGAAGGAGAGGTGGTCGAGCTTCATGATGAAGTCGACGGTGTCGCCGCCCTCCTGGCAGCCGAAGCAGTGGTAGAGCCCCTTGGCCGGGCTGACGTGGAAGGACGGGGACTTCTCGTCGTGGAAGGGGCACAAGCCCTTGAGGTTGCCGCCGCCAGCGTTGCGGAGCTGGAGATATTCGGACACGACGGCGTCGATCGGGACCGCGTCCCGTACCGCCTTCACATCGTCATCGTTGATCCTGCCTGCCACGCGTGAATTCTACGGCCGGGGGCGGACACTCCTGGCCGGGAGGCGGGGGCGGATGGCTGGGGGGGGCGTCGGCGAGTGGCCGATGGGGCGTCGGCAGGCGGCTGGGGAAGCGTGCGCGGGTGGCCGGGAGGCATCGGCGAGTGGCTGGAGGGCGTGCGCGGGTGACCGGGGGCAGTGGCGGGTGACCGGGGGCGGTGGCGGGTGGCTGGAACCGTCCGCGGGTGGCCGGGAGGCGTCCGCGAGCGCCGACGGCTCCCCCCACCCCCGAACCCACCCCCGCCCCCTCCCCCGAAGGGGGAGGAGGGGGGAGGGGGCGGGGGAGCAGCCTCGCCGTTCGCTCACCCCAGGAGTTCCCGAAACCGTTCCACCCCCACGTTGCCGCCCGAGAGGATGATGCCGACGCGCGGCGGACGGGGGGACCGACCAGGTCGTTCAGGCCGTTCAGGCACCGGGGGAAGGCCGATGTGCCCGGCGAG is a genomic window of Streptomyces sp. Edi2 containing:
- a CDS encoding RNA polymerase sigma factor, with the translated sequence MPESSERGGPGRTSPESPAQPLVTFGTDSGSAAPVPGLSAASAAITLEVAPVQTQTLADAPPAAQPVTEPDAQRDAETDAEPDAETDAEPDAESFSDPFPESSPEQAPEQAPEQAPEQAPEQARDPLTVPQQPEPPAAEMIIAEIIPEPAPRPEAGSPSADLFRQYLREIGRIPLLTAAEEVELARRVEAGLFAEEKLTTTPDLSSQLAHDLDRLVVLGRMAKRRLIEANLRLVVSVAKRYVGRGLTMLDLVQEGNLGLIRAVEKFDYARGYKFSTYATWWIRQAMSRALADQARTIRVPVHVVELINRVVRVQRRMLQERGYEPTPEEVAAHLDLTGERVSEVLRLAQEPVSLHAPVGEEEDVALGDLIEDGDAASPVESAAFLLLREHLDAVLSTLGERERKVVQLRYGLADGRPRTLEEIGRIFGVTRERIRQIESKTLGKLRDHAFADQLRGYLD
- a CDS encoding FGGY family carbohydrate kinase, translating into MGIVAGLDSSSESTRIVVCDADTGAVIRQGYAPHPVEKGPEADPQAWLISLGEAAGRGLLEGVQAIGVSAQPHGLVPLDVEGNLVRPALVGNDKRAQGAAAELIDALGGRSAWAQAVGAVPQATHAVTKMRWLARTEPAHAARIAEIMQPHDWLAWQLLGRPARRTTDRGGASATGFWSAATETYRPDLVELALGHQVRLPEVLSPSGTAGFTPEGLLISAGTGETMAAAFGLGVGEGDAVVSLGASGSVFGIHHEALADPTGTISSFADATGRHLPVVHTSNAVRVLRGAAEMLGTDLEGLSELALKSSPGAYGMVLLPYLEGERTPHLPHTAGSLHGMRRESMKPEHMARAAVEGMLCGLADALDVLRGRGVAVRRVFLLGAAAELGAVQAVAPGLFGVPVVVPQPADYAALGAARQAAWAWGVAHGTLTPAPGAEAGAGGGAAWVDPPQWPAAASQVFEPGEELPVGQAVRQQYTTVRDEIHPGAFQRSA
- a CDS encoding Atu4866 domain-containing protein, which encodes MAGAVEGDHVDVVGMWVTADGHIRQELRPDGRYDEARGERRSAYTGRYTVTGSHLDYVDDTGFTATGDIQDGVLSHEHLVLYREQKSS
- a CDS encoding tyrosine-type recombinase/integrase; translated protein: MSRHFKRLVELSGLPPVRLHGLRRISASLSLLAGTDIKVVQERLGHSSRQITSDTYTSVVPEMMRTEAESIASVVPRIVVYDVHRELEIPEGAFHDSVVIVFTRCWRDDAGTWTVEARTAPETPALGQISTPGGSQDQATFAALQWIREHCADRGWDGMRIENLSDHYPEELRPFNALLRFTIVRPEEPDVAKWCPLSAPSDGHTGSTRPRAGGRPKRSKKAV
- a CDS encoding recombinase family protein; the protein is MDAQLDSLAEAGVTRVYSEKISTRATRRPELEAAVKLAGEIRSSGVAATLVVHEHKRLGRGIELAMLAEELKAGDVGLEFLTGELKGSHDPSGIVFTVLAAMSGMEREYICDRTLEGHESARKRGKTIGGAGVTDDDMLSMALRLRDQEMSLRDIAKRLVITTGTKKGQHPSPATVMRMLREHDEQAAEPASA
- the dnaG gene encoding DNA primase; its protein translation is MAGRINDDDVKAVRDAVPIDAVVSEYLQLRNAGGGNLKGLCPFHDEKSPSFHVSPAKGLYHCFGCQEGGDTVDFIMKLDHLSFAETIERLASQAGITLRYEEGGYTPGRQQGERTRLVEAHKAAAQFYVEQLDSPEAEIARKFLAERGFDQAAAQHFGVGYSPAGWDHLTRFLRGRRFSDQELVLAGLAQEGRRGPIDRFRGRLMWPIRDIAGEVVGFGARKLRDDDNGPKYLNTPETPIYRKSHVLYGIDLAKKEIAKTNRAVVVEGYTDVMACHLAGVTTAIATSGTAFGEGHIKILRRLLMDNAGSEVVFTFDGDAAGQKAALRAFEDDQKFAAETSIAITPGGMDPCDLRLAKGDAAVADLVEARTPLFEFALRHVVSRHNLDTTVGRAAALDEAAPIVANIKNSSIQHESAVQLAGMLGILDTQFVVKRVSQLARWARERGRDGGPDQGRQQRRGQPPATEQARPAPGPRGPALNLRSPAHRVERELLKLALQRPDLVSPAFDAYGADEFTAPPYAVVRQCIEAAGGASAGAADSAYVPRVREAAPDDTVRAMVTELAVEPLHTRRDPDEAYAGVQLVAVRLAAVNHRVTEIRGTLQRLGPRADPEHLAAVQNELWVLQQYGQSLRERGYAAL
- a CDS encoding glucose 1-dehydrogenase; this encodes MTGQRLDGKVALITGATGGLGTATAELFAREGARLVITDVAEGPLRDLSHRIGARGAEVVAARLDVSSAREWDEVITLVRDRFGTLDVLVNLAGILDWPGIEDTREEAWDRVIDVNQKGTWLGMKAAMPLLRASGNASVINTSSVLGLVGSGAAAAYQASKGAVRLLSKTAAVEYARRGVRINSVHPGVIATPMIQELLDAQGDQQPDIQRTPMRRAGRADEIAPAILFLACDDSSFVTGSELVVDGGLTAH
- a CDS encoding YtxH domain-containing protein yields the protein MRYRLTFIAGLATGYVLGARAGRERYEQLRKAAQRISQNPAVRNTAESAALTGRDAASKAFGTVSAKVGDRLPGSVGARVRSLREQRSPDEDDWGTSNT